AGCATCTATCTTTAAGAAATCTCTACCTACTCCATCGCTACGCAAATATTCATCTTGCAACCCTAATCCTTCGTAATTAGGTTCAAAGAGTACCGCTCCAGCACCATCACCAAAAATGATACAAGTAGCTCTATCTGTATAATCTACAATTGAGGACATTTTATCAGCACCTATTAACAGTACTTTTTTATATTTTCCTGAGGCTATGTAAGCTGATGCGGTTGACATACCATATAAAAAACTAGAGCAAGCAGCTTGCAAATCATAAGCAAAAGCATTAGTAGCTCCTATTTGCGTGGCTACAAAAACTCCTGTTGAGGCTACAGGCATATCGGGTGTAGCTGAGGCTAATATCACCATATCAATTTCAAGAGGATCAATATTAGCTTTTGCTATCAAATCTTGAGCAGCTTTTATAGCTAAAAAAGAGGTCCCTTTATCGGTATCCTTAAGTATTCTTCTTTCTTTAATTCCTGTACGTGAAGTAATCCATTCGTCATTGGTATCAACCATTGTTTCTAATACTTTGTTCGAAAGCACAAAATCAGGTACGTAGGCACCAACAGCGGTTATTGCGGCTGTGATTGTATTCATTGTTGCATTTATTTCAAGTCAAATGTTTCCATTTGAAAATTTTTTAAAAGACGTGAAAATTACAAAAAAATTTTCATTTTTTTCTGAAAGTGTTGTCTTATAATTAGCTCTAATTATAATCAACAAAAAAAACTCTCACGATGTGAGAGTTCGAATATCATTTACCGTAATGTATTAAGCAACAGCTACAGATTTATCTATAACAACTTGCCCTCTGTAATACATTTTACCTTCGTGCCAGTATGCTCTGTGGTATAAGTGTGCTTCTCCTGTGATAGGACAAGTTGCAATTTGTGCTACAGTAGCTTTATAATGTGTTCTTCTCTTATCT
This portion of the Flavobacterium sp. CECT 9288 genome encodes:
- a CDS encoding beta-ketoacyl-ACP synthase III, encoding MNTITAAITAVGAYVPDFVLSNKVLETMVDTNDEWITSRTGIKERRILKDTDKGTSFLAIKAAQDLIAKANIDPLEIDMVILASATPDMPVASTGVFVATQIGATNAFAYDLQAACSSFLYGMSTASAYIASGKYKKVLLIGADKMSSIVDYTDRATCIIFGDGAGAVLFEPNYEGLGLQDEYLRSDGVGRDFLKIDAGGSITPTSFETVRDKKHSIVQDGKTVFKYAVTNMADASELILKRNNLTNTDVDWLVPHQANKRIIDATASRMELEDSKVLVNIEKYGNTTSATLPLVLYDFEHLLKKGDNIILAAFGGGFTWGSIYLKWAYDKK
- the rpmF gene encoding 50S ribosomal protein L32, which codes for MAHPKRKISKTRRDKRRTHYKATVAQIATCPITGEAHLYHRAYWHEGKMYYRGQVVIDKSVAVA